The proteins below come from a single uncultured Flavobacterium sp. genomic window:
- a CDS encoding 3-oxoacyl-[acyl-carrier-protein] synthase III C-terminal domain-containing protein has protein sequence MKSIIISNFHPILVGKLFDQEKLNQYTKFLYYHFQNLPNLDNLGNVNIDEESVNFKFISDQVDKYSVSADSINSRQSIIFEEVEDFIENIMKITSPSEYHFPTGFEVRSGNSFGPKIEVRMEWFKKKMGYVFDEFYSNTTTKPENLIHVTCSGYSSPSVAQEAVIERKWETVQVTHSYHMGCYGAFPAIRTASSLISASPINGRADVVHTELLSAHLNLTEFSPANTMICSLFADGFIGYSLHEEKAFLDDDAIAEKTGLRILAFHEVIIPDSLEDMSWDLGEYNFLMTLSKRVPVFIRKNIKSFLTTLCKKGGVNLEEEKSKMHFAIHPGGPKIIDYVISEIGLLKEQAHWSYEVLRAHGNMSSATIPHIFNEIVNDPAIESGTKVVAMAFGPGLTATGLLLQKL, from the coding sequence ATGAAAAGCATTATTATTTCCAATTTTCATCCTATTCTAGTTGGTAAATTATTTGATCAGGAAAAACTTAATCAGTACACTAAGTTTTTATATTATCATTTCCAAAATCTTCCAAATTTGGACAATTTAGGAAATGTTAATATAGACGAAGAATCGGTTAATTTTAAATTTATATCAGATCAGGTGGATAAATATTCCGTTTCTGCTGATAGTATTAATAGCAGACAAAGCATAATTTTTGAAGAGGTTGAGGATTTTATTGAAAATATAATGAAAATTACTTCCCCTTCAGAATATCATTTTCCCACTGGTTTTGAAGTTAGATCAGGGAATTCATTTGGACCGAAAATTGAGGTTCGAATGGAATGGTTTAAAAAAAAAATGGGTTATGTTTTTGACGAATTTTATTCTAATACAACCACAAAACCTGAAAACCTTATTCATGTCACTTGCTCTGGCTATTCTTCTCCCAGTGTAGCACAGGAAGCGGTTATAGAAAGAAAATGGGAGACCGTTCAGGTAACACATTCGTACCATATGGGTTGCTATGGAGCTTTTCCAGCCATTCGAACAGCCAGTAGTCTGATATCTGCCAGTCCAATTAACGGAAGAGCAGATGTGGTTCATACGGAGTTATTATCCGCACATTTAAATCTGACCGAGTTCTCTCCTGCAAATACAATGATTTGTTCCCTTTTTGCTGATGGATTTATAGGTTATTCTTTGCATGAAGAAAAAGCATTCTTGGATGATGATGCAATCGCTGAAAAAACAGGCCTGCGAATTTTAGCTTTTCATGAAGTTATAATTCCAGATTCATTAGAAGATATGTCTTGGGATTTAGGAGAATATAATTTTTTGATGACACTTTCTAAACGTGTTCCTGTTTTTATTCGTAAAAACATCAAATCCTTTTTGACCACACTTTGCAAAAAAGGAGGAGTAAATCTTGAAGAAGAAAAATCTAAAATGCATTTTGCAATTCATCCGGGAGGGCCTAAAATTATTGATTATGTAATAAGCGAAATAGGATTATTAAAAGAGCAGGCTCATTGGTCTTACGAAGTCTTACGTGCTCATGGAAACATGTCTTCCGCAACAATTCCTCATATTTTTAATGAAATTGTAAATGATCCGGCCATTGAATCAGGAACTAAAGTTGTAGCGATGGCATTTGGACCAGGACTTACAGCTACAGGACTTTTGCTTCAAAAGTTATAG
- a CDS encoding two-component regulator propeller domain-containing protein, with product MKTFKILIIISLLISCQAQSQSGILYTSDSQLSSSLINSMYQDSKGYIWIATEDGLNRYDGAKFVIYKHEKNNAGTVLNNYIKSIFEDKNKNLFFGFIDGLQIYNHATDSFSEIPVTDNTNTKFTPHVSCIIQRKNGDLLIGTSGYGIFKIDFKKQTPVANHLNIQIPTTMIHDLYEDKNQNLWILTQDRGLWRIDSHNNIKHFFLSKDYLTNITSICEDKKGNLFLGTLNNGLFIYNRSEQKFESFANSKSLPIKKLFLLKNNQILIGTDGMGLYNYDPERKKLSIANFNVANFDFSMSKVHTILKDRTGNLWMGLYQKGVLQIPPKENNFNYIGYQSVNNNIIGSSCVMSVFRDRKGILWVGTDGGGLYGISDKNKKKYHYTFEKNGFNRLAILCIFEDSNNDLWIGTYLHGLAKLNRSTNKFDFIDTILSKENKPVENIYSLAEDQNKQLWIGTMGSGLYCMDLTTHKVANYNSNPKDSTNSLGNWCVNCLLPAKNNKLYIGTYDGLYCMDLKTKTYIKQGSLNYILPKKIIYDLHEDKVGNLWIGSSEGLIYQPKKGKPIIYTTEDNLPSNIISAIQADKNSNLWISTNSGISRFNPRTRKFFNFNFNDGLQGNEFSKNASFQDTKGQIIFGGMKGVTYFDPEMIKYNEKCTNVYITGFYIQNKSVKKGMKSDLFDIVNSALIDAKTVDLGHEDNSFSIEFSTMDFNNQRHITYFYSLENNNWNKLQQGINNVTFNDLEPGTYNFQVKAEVYGKYSNIRQLTITVHPAWYFSIWAKLFYWAVFFGLAYITIQQINQRKLTKIKLQEHLQNKQVNEAKLQFLTNISHDIKSPISLIINPLLKLMSTDQDIIRQKSYRVMHRNSEKILQLVNQVMDVRKIDQGQIYLNLKRTEIINSLKEICLLFEDQIQTKNIRLKFHYKKSELYARIDPKYFDRIIQNVLSNAIKFVHNEGEIEIILEEGSKLFQNNKEISCFTITIADNGIGVKESELTKIFDRFYQSSNSISTHTEGTGIGLHLTRSIVELHNGTIKAENNIEAPGCRFIIQLPMGMENMKEEKEEDNDILEQHNDLILPTLQIPSLEPNDQTLNCSAAGKKRILVVDDNDEIREYLFKELSLHYKVLTSTNGKEALEIVLKDSLDLIISDVKMPIMDGVTFCRKVKKNININHIPVILLTAKSHDYDQLEGLNIGADAYITKPFNMEILKKTVLNLIRTRELLKNNYSGNQAQQDKIKKITMESADEKLIQKIMNFVNNNLSDPTLNVEMIALEIGISRVHLHRKLKELTNQSSRDLIRNIRLKQAGELLASKQINISEVAYLVGFSNISKFSTSFKQFYGMAPKAYMEEKLKKTEYTDEVSNI from the coding sequence ATGAAAACCTTTAAAATATTAATAATTATATCACTACTGATTTCCTGCCAGGCACAGTCTCAATCAGGAATATTATATACTTCAGATTCGCAATTATCAAGCAGTTTGATAAATTCTATGTACCAAGATAGTAAAGGATATATCTGGATTGCTACTGAAGATGGTTTAAATCGTTATGATGGAGCAAAGTTTGTTATCTACAAACACGAAAAAAACAATGCAGGAACTGTTCTTAATAACTATATAAAGTCAATTTTTGAAGACAAAAACAAAAATTTATTTTTTGGTTTTATCGATGGGCTTCAAATCTATAATCATGCAACGGATTCTTTTAGTGAAATTCCGGTGACAGATAATACCAATACAAAATTTACTCCTCATGTCAGTTGCATAATACAGCGAAAAAATGGCGATTTATTAATTGGAACATCTGGTTATGGCATTTTTAAAATTGATTTTAAAAAACAGACTCCAGTTGCAAATCATCTGAATATCCAGATTCCTACCACGATGATCCATGATCTTTATGAAGATAAAAATCAAAATTTATGGATTTTAACACAAGACAGAGGGCTTTGGAGGATTGACAGTCATAATAACATAAAACATTTTTTTCTTTCAAAAGATTATTTGACCAACATTACCAGTATCTGCGAAGATAAAAAGGGAAACTTATTTTTAGGAACACTTAACAACGGTCTTTTTATTTACAACAGATCTGAGCAGAAATTTGAGTCATTTGCAAACTCAAAATCACTTCCTATTAAAAAATTATTTTTGCTTAAAAACAATCAAATACTAATAGGCACTGACGGAATGGGCTTGTATAATTATGATCCTGAAAGAAAGAAGCTTTCGATCGCTAACTTTAATGTTGCCAATTTTGATTTTTCAATGTCCAAAGTTCATACTATCCTTAAAGACCGGACAGGAAATCTATGGATGGGATTATACCAAAAAGGAGTGTTGCAGATTCCTCCCAAAGAAAACAATTTTAACTACATAGGATATCAGTCCGTAAACAATAATATCATTGGATCGAGCTGTGTCATGTCAGTGTTTCGTGACAGAAAAGGTATTTTATGGGTCGGAACTGATGGAGGCGGTCTTTATGGTATTTCAGATAAGAATAAAAAAAAATATCATTACACTTTTGAAAAAAATGGTTTCAACCGACTCGCTATTTTGTGCATTTTTGAAGATTCAAATAATGATTTATGGATTGGCACTTACCTGCATGGATTAGCAAAACTTAATCGCAGTACTAACAAATTTGACTTCATAGATACTATTTTAAGTAAAGAAAATAAACCCGTAGAAAACATTTATAGCCTGGCCGAAGATCAGAATAAACAATTATGGATAGGCACTATGGGTTCAGGACTATATTGTATGGATCTTACTACTCATAAAGTAGCCAATTATAATTCAAACCCAAAAGACAGTACAAATTCTTTAGGAAATTGGTGTGTGAACTGCCTTTTACCTGCCAAAAATAATAAACTATATATCGGAACTTATGACGGGCTTTATTGTATGGATTTGAAAACAAAGACATACATTAAACAAGGTTCATTAAACTATATCCTTCCCAAAAAAATAATATATGACTTACATGAAGATAAAGTGGGAAATTTATGGATTGGTTCATCTGAGGGGCTTATTTATCAGCCAAAAAAAGGAAAGCCCATCATTTATACAACGGAGGATAATTTGCCAAGTAATATAATTTCTGCAATACAGGCAGACAAAAATAGTAATTTATGGATCAGCACAAATAGCGGAATATCAAGATTCAACCCACGAACCAGAAAATTTTTTAATTTCAATTTTAATGACGGTCTTCAGGGAAATGAGTTCAGTAAAAATGCTTCATTTCAAGACACTAAAGGTCAGATCATATTTGGAGGAATGAAAGGTGTTACCTATTTTGATCCTGAAATGATAAAATATAATGAAAAATGTACTAATGTTTATATAACGGGTTTTTATATTCAAAATAAATCGGTAAAAAAAGGCATGAAATCTGACCTGTTTGACATAGTAAATAGTGCTCTTATTGATGCCAAAACAGTCGATTTGGGACACGAGGACAATTCTTTTAGCATTGAATTTTCTACTATGGATTTTAACAATCAGCGTCATATTACTTACTTCTACTCTTTAGAGAATAACAACTGGAATAAACTACAGCAAGGCATAAACAACGTCACATTTAATGATCTTGAACCTGGAACTTATAATTTTCAGGTAAAAGCCGAAGTCTATGGCAAATATTCAAATATTCGCCAACTGACAATAACTGTACATCCCGCATGGTATTTTTCAATATGGGCCAAATTGTTTTATTGGGCAGTCTTTTTTGGTCTGGCATATATTACTATACAGCAGATTAATCAAAGAAAATTAACTAAAATAAAATTACAGGAACATTTACAAAACAAGCAGGTAAATGAAGCTAAACTTCAGTTTTTGACAAACATTTCACATGATATAAAATCTCCAATTTCATTAATTATCAATCCTTTGTTAAAATTAATGAGTACGGATCAAGATATTATAAGACAGAAATCATACAGGGTAATGCATCGCAATTCTGAAAAAATTCTTCAGCTGGTCAATCAGGTAATGGACGTTCGTAAAATAGATCAGGGACAAATATATCTGAACCTTAAGCGAACAGAAATTATAAACTCTTTAAAAGAAATCTGCCTGCTGTTTGAAGATCAGATTCAGACAAAAAATATAAGGTTAAAGTTTCATTACAAAAAGTCTGAACTATATGCGCGAATAGATCCAAAATATTTTGACAGGATAATTCAGAACGTGCTTTCCAATGCGATTAAATTTGTGCATAATGAAGGTGAAATTGAAATTATTCTTGAGGAAGGTTCAAAACTATTTCAAAACAACAAAGAGATTTCTTGCTTTACGATAACTATTGCCGACAACGGAATAGGAGTAAAAGAGAGCGAACTTACCAAAATATTTGATCGCTTTTATCAATCCAGCAACAGTATATCAACGCATACGGAAGGTACCGGTATTGGTCTGCATCTCACAAGATCAATTGTAGAACTCCACAACGGAACTATAAAAGCTGAAAATAATATTGAAGCTCCAGGATGCCGTTTTATTATACAGCTGCCAATGGGAATGGAGAATATGAAAGAAGAAAAAGAAGAAGATAATGATATTCTTGAGCAGCATAATGATTTAATACTGCCTACTTTACAGATTCCTTCATTAGAACCTAATGATCAGACACTTAATTGTAGTGCGGCAGGTAAAAAAAGAATTTTAGTTGTCGATGATAATGACGAAATCAGAGAATATTTATTTAAAGAACTATCACTGCATTATAAAGTCCTTACCAGCACTAATGGCAAAGAGGCTTTGGAAATAGTTTTAAAAGACTCCTTAGACCTTATTATTAGTGACGTTAAAATGCCAATAATGGACGGTGTTACATTTTGTCGCAAAGTAAAGAAAAACATCAATATTAATCATATTCCTGTGATTCTCTTAACAGCAAAATCCCATGATTATGATCAATTAGAAGGACTCAACATTGGCGCGGATGCATATATTACGAAACCTTTTAATATGGAAATATTAAAAAAGACGGTGCTAAATCTTATTCGAACAAGAGAATTATTAAAAAACAATTACAGTGGCAATCAGGCGCAGCAAGACAAAATCAAAAAAATCACAATGGAATCTGCTGACGAAAAGCTAATTCAGAAAATAATGAATTTTGTCAATAACAATCTGAGTGATCCTACTTTAAACGTAGAAATGATTGCTCTCGAAATTGGAATAAGCAGAGTGCATCTACACAGAAAATTAAAGGAATTAACCAACCAGTCATCAAGGGATCTTATACGTAATATCAGGCTTAAACAGGCAGGTGAATTATTGGCATCTAAACAAATAAACATTTCGGAAGTCGCTTATCTGGTAGGTTTTTCGAATATTTCAAAGTTCTCCACAAGTTTTAAACAGTTTTATGGGATGGCTCCAAAAGCATACATGGAAGAGAAGCTTAAAAAAACTGAATATACTGATGAAGTTTCAAATATTTAA
- a CDS encoding DUF5627 domain-containing protein: MKNRILLMLTAVFGSMISCTNQDTNFDNFDHQSVYFAYQFPVRTITLGEDIFDTTLDNQHKCKIMGTLGGVYKNDKDVTIDIAVANSLPVGFLFNAGENEIVAMPSSYYTLSSDKIFIPKGEITGGIEVQLSDAFFADPQSIKKTYVIPIEMKKVVNADTILSGKALVPNPLKLRSTDWSVAPKDYILYAVKYINTWDANYLRRGKDIITGNNGNTALNKTVVRHNTYVENDQVSKINTLSLNTIDFPVTVKDANGVNINFNLVLTFDNENKCTVSGNSASFTASGTGKYVKKGEKNSWGSKDRDALYLDYKVNFQDFNVATKDTLVLRDRGVTAAVYNPVKK; encoded by the coding sequence CAGAATATTATTAATGCTAACAGCTGTATTTGGATCTATGATTTCATGTACTAATCAAGATACGAATTTTGATAATTTTGATCATCAGTCAGTTTATTTTGCATATCAATTCCCTGTCAGAACTATAACATTAGGAGAAGATATATTTGATACCACTTTAGACAATCAGCACAAGTGCAAAATAATGGGAACTTTAGGCGGTGTTTATAAAAATGATAAAGATGTAACCATTGATATTGCTGTTGCAAATTCGTTGCCTGTCGGTTTCTTATTTAATGCCGGTGAAAATGAAATTGTTGCTATGCCAAGCAGCTATTATACACTTTCAAGCGATAAGATTTTTATTCCAAAAGGGGAGATTACAGGAGGGATAGAGGTGCAATTATCTGATGCTTTTTTTGCAGATCCTCAATCAATAAAAAAGACATACGTTATTCCTATTGAAATGAAAAAAGTAGTCAATGCTGATACTATTCTCTCTGGAAAAGCTTTAGTGCCCAATCCATTAAAGCTGCGAAGTACAGACTGGAGCGTTGCGCCCAAAGATTATATTTTATATGCTGTCAAGTATATAAATACCTGGGATGCTAATTATTTAAGAAGAGGTAAAGATATCATTACCGGAAATAATGGAAATACGGCACTTAATAAAACAGTTGTAAGACATAATACCTACGTAGAAAATGATCAGGTTTCCAAAATTAATACACTATCATTAAATACCATTGATTTTCCTGTTACTGTCAAAGACGCTAATGGAGTTAATATCAATTTTAATCTGGTACTAACATTTGATAATGAAAATAAATGTACAGTCTCAGGAAACAGTGCATCGTTTACAGCAAGCGGAACTGGTAAATATGTAAAAAAAGGAGAAAAAAATAGTTGGGGAAGCAAAGACCGCGATGCCCTTTATCTTGATTATAAAGTAAATTTTCAAGATTTTAATGTAGCTACAAAAGACACATTAGTATTACGTGATAGAGGAGTTACCGCGGCCGTTTATAATCCGGTTAAAAAATAA
- a CDS encoding endo-1,4-beta-xylanase, whose protein sequence is MNKLYKRLLLSSVLMIVVSCTNDGTLKYNYDKPASIANQEEINAYSDLKSYVDRTANPNFKLGAGISLSDYTSKSLMYRLVNKNFDEITLGYEMKHGAIVKSDGKLDLDNVNKLLKAAAEANVSVFGHTLCWHANQNAAYLNNLIAPDVLSSTGPGWDLITAADFETADASNYQYNSNVVASFTAAGQGANGVGRALKLNNAVVRANDWEAQLYLKFSPAVQVGEKYTLKMDVRADVNASSPTQAQTTAGNYKYWDFFGAIPYTTTWTTYTKEITVTTEMANCGAIAFNLGKTATNFYFDNITLKKYNATGSIQTKEKTPEQKKTIIGDAQEKWITEMVKNCAPYVKAWDVVNEPMDDGKPYELKTGVGKINMAADEFYWQDYLGKDYAVEAFRLARKSGNATDKLFINDYNLEYSTDKCKGLIQYVNYIESKGQKVDGIGTQMHIGINSDKDKINTMFKLLAATGKLIKVSELDVAAGLNPTESDLKKQADMYKYVVDMYVKNIPANQRYGITVWGLTDSKSDSSWLPGQHQGLWDLNFTRKFSYANFAEGLKGLK, encoded by the coding sequence ATGAATAAATTATACAAAAGATTGCTATTGTCTTCAGTTTTGATGATAGTTGTGTCCTGTACAAACGATGGTACTTTAAAATACAATTATGATAAACCTGCCAGCATTGCCAATCAGGAAGAAATTAATGCTTATTCTGATTTAAAAAGCTATGTAGATCGAACTGCTAATCCTAATTTTAAATTAGGCGCCGGTATTTCATTGTCTGATTATACAAGTAAAAGTTTGATGTATAGATTAGTTAACAAGAATTTTGATGAGATTACGCTAGGTTATGAAATGAAACATGGCGCAATAGTAAAATCAGACGGAAAACTTGATCTTGACAATGTCAATAAATTATTAAAGGCTGCAGCTGAAGCAAATGTTTCTGTTTTTGGACATACTCTTTGTTGGCATGCCAATCAAAATGCAGCTTATCTAAATAATCTGATCGCCCCAGATGTTTTATCATCAACTGGTCCGGGCTGGGATCTGATAACTGCCGCAGATTTTGAAACTGCAGACGCATCAAATTATCAATACAATTCTAATGTAGTGGCATCTTTTACAGCTGCAGGTCAAGGTGCTAATGGAGTAGGCAGGGCACTAAAGCTAAATAATGCTGTTGTTCGTGCCAATGATTGGGAGGCACAGCTGTACTTAAAGTTTTCTCCAGCGGTACAAGTAGGTGAAAAATACACCCTTAAAATGGATGTGCGTGCTGATGTTAATGCATCTTCTCCCACTCAGGCACAAACTACCGCCGGCAATTATAAATATTGGGATTTCTTTGGCGCCATTCCTTATACGACCACCTGGACAACGTATACTAAAGAGATTACAGTTACTACTGAAATGGCAAACTGCGGAGCAATTGCCTTTAATCTTGGAAAGACTGCCACCAATTTTTATTTTGACAATATAACCTTGAAGAAGTATAATGCAACTGGCAGTATTCAGACAAAAGAAAAAACGCCTGAACAGAAGAAGACCATCATTGGTGATGCACAGGAGAAATGGATAACAGAAATGGTTAAAAACTGCGCTCCCTATGTCAAAGCCTGGGATGTTGTTAATGAACCAATGGATGATGGAAAACCCTATGAATTAAAAACAGGTGTTGGTAAAATAAATATGGCTGCTGATGAATTTTACTGGCAAGATTATCTGGGGAAAGATTATGCTGTTGAAGCATTTAGACTTGCCAGAAAAAGCGGTAATGCAACAGATAAATTATTCATCAATGATTATAACCTTGAGTATAGTACTGATAAATGTAAAGGTCTTATCCAATATGTAAATTATATCGAAAGTAAAGGACAAAAAGTGGATGGAATTGGTACTCAAATGCATATTGGTATTAATTCTGATAAAGATAAAATTAATACAATGTTCAAATTACTGGCTGCTACAGGAAAGCTTATAAAAGTTTCTGAACTGGATGTTGCTGCTGGACTTAATCCTACAGAATCTGACCTTAAAAAACAAGCAGATATGTATAAATATGTTGTGGATATGTATGTAAAAAACATTCCGGCAAATCAGAGATACGGAATCACAGTTTGGGGATTAACAGACAGTAAATCAGATTCTTCGTGGTTGCCAGGGCAGCATCAAGGTTTGTGGGATCTTAATTTTACCCGTAAGTTTTCTTATGCAAACTTTGCTGAGGGACTTAAGGGATTAAAATAA